The Diospyros lotus cultivar Yz01 chromosome 11, ASM1463336v1, whole genome shotgun sequence region ATTCATTATTTGGACTCACCCTCTTGTATCCTAGTTACTTTACTTATCCCACGCCAAGCATTTccatttctttggaaaaaataaataaataaaaagggcTTAAAGCGTAAATGCTTTAAGCTTTGTGGCTACTATGTggcatttttaattcaaattttaatttattttattctttaattgtgttatgtttaaagataataataattataaatttttattataaaaatatttaaaataactaatataTTTACTTGTacgaattaaaaaataagacacTATGATAAAAGACTATATTGCACAGAAACACCTCATAGGAGCCGTTTCCCCGTTTcggaaatattttcaaaacgtTTCCTATTCTCGTTTCGAAccctatttatgcttatttttttaaaaaaatatccgtttccacgtttccgtttccgtgcaacataggtaAAAGATTTCTATCAATTATATATTCACCAACCATGCAtgttaaattaataattcaaagaTAATTGCTTACAAAGATGAATAAAGCTTGTCGATTGTACTTGTATTATAGTATTGTAGCATTTTTAATGGACAAAAAAACATTATTTGAAAAGGTAGTGTTACCCTTTACTTACACAAGAAACCTACCCCACAAAACAAAGCTATTGTAGTTGTAGCCTTCAACCTTtcactattattattgttattgaacTCCTTTTAAGGCCAAAGGAGAAGAAATGAACATGGCATGTGCTATGGTTGAAAGCATGATGAGAGAGAGACCCCTCCatcaaaaaaagggaaaaagaaaaagaaatttctagAAATGAATAAAGTTAAAGAATTGATAGACCCAACaagcatttttatttaaatttgttgaaatatataataacatatattgTATAATgcacaatttaaaaataagatatttttaattaaaattgaaggccaattcatatttttgtcaaggtatttttatattttttagtgcaatcatccaaattttttattattttcattacatCATAGATGtacattttttagttaatttagtttatgcactttgatattttttttacgTAATaactcaaactttttattatttcaattacacatttatatttatttgtttaattcaatttaaatcatatattttgacgtataaaaaaaagatataatgtgagatgaatcaatttaatctatttttttatatattaaagtatataagttaaattgactaaaaaatatatataggaatcgaaataataaaaaatttaaattattatttaaaaaaattaaaatataagagttaaattaatttaaatatataaatactgaaataataataaaaattaaataatcacataaaaaatatatatttagccCGAATTGAATCTAAATCTTAATTTCGTTACGTAgatatgacttttattttatttatttatttttttgttttcttttgaaaGCTTGACGTTTTAGAGTGATGTATaaagaagaataaatttttcaaaagccaATTAAAGGACATTTAGGAATAGACTGGGAAACTCACTAAGATTAGACGCCGTTAACGTTAAGGCCGTTTGGCCCCTCTCTCTGTGTGTCTCTTACAGACACGTACAGCTTTGTCGTTTTGTGATGAATCATCACCTCCGAAAGGACTAAAAGCAGGAACTGAAAAGGAAGGATTGCtccattttctttctaaatAAGAGTATTAAATTATACACCCGTCTCAATACGTGTACTCTCCCTAcgtataaaaataatattgaatccTAACTTTATTTGATGGGTCTCCCATCCATAAattgttttgtgaaaataagttatttgtaaaataattataaaatgtaagactagatataaatataacaattttcTCCCAAGTAGAGAAGTGTGGTGCGATTTAGAGAAGAAGACAATGTATTGTGCAGGAAATAAACACCGTATGCTACACGTAAAAACTTAAGTGACGGGGAGAAAGAGAGTATTTGAGAAGCTCACTGGTTCTCTGATTTTGATGCATctaagggagggagagagagagagagagagagagagagagagaggagtgcAGCGCAAGCCTTACACaatttcagagagagagagagaggggggggggggggggggggggaggttgTCTTGTCAAGACATGTACACATTTTTACTACATTTGAATGCTCCCTATTCTCATCTCTAACATCACCTCTGAAGATTTCTAGAGGAAAAAACCAGGTGGGCTTtcctcccatctctctctctctctctctctctgagattTCATTTCTCATTCCACTGAAAACCCTATCTATGCTGCATTTTCATAGTCCATCTCTTTGGGGATTCTTGGGACCGAGTGACATGTATTTGGTATCAAGCTTGCTTTTGTTTCGTCTTCAAATGCAATAACTTTTCTCTTCTCTGGGAGCTTTCTGGATTTCAATGGAGTTTCCCCATCTCTGTATCTACATCTTTGTGTTATACCATGCTCGTGTACATGTTCTAATCAGAAGATCAAGGGTTTCTCTCATTTGGGATTTAAACAGTGGAGAAATCAAAGATCAAATTACTAGGAAATTTGTCTGCATTTGCATTTGATTTTGACAATCTCTGCATGTGATCTTTATGTATTGGAGCCTCAGAGAGGCTTCTCATCTGGGGTCTGATAATCTTGATGATCACTGTTCTGAAGCTTACCTTATagttctatttaatttaaagcaATTTATTTCTGTTTTCGACCTGTACATGGATCTTCTTTTATACTTACTATTTATCTGTACAATGTAGCTCTTTGTTCAAATGTTCTTGCATATTTCTTTGGCATATTCACATGCTATTGAAGCTAAAGAttgatcttttttcttttttaaatacttCTACAGATTGGGGCTTTTATTGGTGATTCTGAAAAGGGTTGATAATGTTGAGGAAGAGGAGTAGATCACATCAGAAGGATCAAAACCTTGGTCATCCAATGGCTGAAGCCTTTCATGAGTCTAATATTCAGTATGAGGTTTTGAGGCAGAAACACAAAACTAGTTCTTTTTTCACTGTCCCTGGCCTGTTTGTGGGGTTGAGTCCTAAGGCTTCAGAGTCTGATTCAGTTAGAAGCCCTACTTCTCCATTAGATTTTATGGTCTTTTCAACCTTAACCAACCCTTCTAGGTCCCCAATAATGTCCCACGAGGGTAACCCGAAGAGCTGGGATTGCAGTAAAGTGGGGTTGAGCATTATAGATTCTCTTGAGGATGATGATGCAAAAGAGTCTGGGAAAATAATCCGATCATCGCAGAGTAAGAGTATTCTTTTTGGGTCGCAGATGAGGAttaaaacccctaattttcGAAACCACATTGATTCTTTTGAGGCTCCTAAGTCGCTGCCAAAGAGTTTCGGAGTTTCTTCCTCTACCCAGATCAAACCATCCAATCTTCAAATGGCTAGACAAACAAAAGTGGAGCCCGAACCATTTGGAAAGATCTTGTCCTATTCACTGGATTCTGGAAGGTCTGGATCACACTTAATAAACCGGGGGTACCAGTTCGAGTTCTGGGAATTTTAATTCTAGTTCTAGAAATGGAACCAACCCATTGGCTTCACCCCCTCAACTGAGAGAAGGAAGTCAAGATTTAGGCAATTCATCAGCTGCAATGCTGAATCCCCTTAATATTTCCTTGGGGTCTGCCCGGGACCTTACCCGGCCCCTCTCAGCAAGCGAGATCGAGCTCTCTGAGGATTATACTTGTGTAAAAACATATGGCCCCAACCCCACAACAACCCATATTTTTGGTGACTGCATTTTGGAATGTCACAACAATAATTTGTCTAATTCTTGTGAGAAGATTCAAATTCAATGGCCTCTGGCAATGGCAGCTAACTCCTCCAAAATCCGTACTTCATACCCCTCCAGTGACTTCTTGAAGTTCTGTTACTCTTGCAAGAAGAAACTGGACGGTGAAGATATCTACATGTACAGGTCTGCCTCAGCCGGTTCTAACAGATTTTTCATCCCTCTCTATATGCACCCGAATCAGCCTTTCTGATCACATTCTTACCTTTTCACATCTTGCAGGGGTGAGAAAGCGTTTTGCAGTTGGGATTGCCGGTCTCAGGAGATAATGATCGAGGAGGCAATGGAGGAAGAAACCACCGATGCTTGTCCCCAAAACTCCCCAAAATCAAACCCTGCTGAGGAACTTTCTCGAACCACCATGTTCATCGCaaaatagaggaagagaatgCTGCTCTTGCCGGTTGCTGGTTGCTTTCCGCTACCAGTGAGCCCATGATCGATGAAATTGTCCGGGAGGTAGACAATATCCCTGGTCATCTGTTTACCCAGAGCTGTGCGTGTGCATCTTTTAGCAGCCATGGATGATCATTGCGTACATTGCTCCTGCTGATTGTATCTCATCTTTCATGGTCTTAGTGGGTAGTGTGTTGCAGTTGGCTGGTTTTGGTTTCATAATCCTGACATGGATACAATGTCACTTGTTTTAACTGTTCAATTGGAAAGGGTCGTAGCCAAGCTCCATGAGTCTATGGCTCCCCAATTTCTTTCCTTGTTAGCCTCCAGACTCCCAAGTCTTTTGACGAATGGATCTCTCTTTTATACACAAGAAAAGCATTTGCATGTTGAGTTTTCGTTTCTTCCAGCTTAAAGATTGTTATTGGGTGAGCTTTTCTTCAACCCAACTTGAACAAGACACCAGCAGGAGGTAAAGGAAATCTAAAAGAActtgaaaaacattttaacaCAATGAAGACTAGactttatatgtaattttaacTTGAATCCAATTCTAAATTGAGATTGACCTCACAAATTCAATATCCAATTCGCCATTGCTGCCTTCAAACTCTATTTCACCATTGCTGACTTCTTATCCTCGCAATAAGGGGGAACAATGGGTTTGGAAATAAAGCGTTTATCAAATAACAATATTGGCAGCTAGATGAGATTATTAAAGATGCGAACAAAAAACAGAGTAGAACACAGAAAAACAAAATTCCACGAGGCCAGCCCGGTACTGCACGAAGCTGCCGGGCCGGGTCGAGATGGTCTGCATCTTCATTTTCCATGGATCAGAGGATGAGGTTTTGAATGCAGCCCAAAAGTCAATAGTATGCTCAAGTGAGAGTTGGCCAGCTGTGTCGCCATTCTAGCTCTTCATCGCCCTCTTGTTTGGCGGGTGTTGTAGGATCTGCAGTTGGGGCATTTCTGAGCTACCACATGAAACTGCACCTCAGACGTGGTGCCACAGTCATTGCAAAGGATCCAGACCTGTAAGCAGCCAATCAGTGATCTTGTTAAAAGGTTCTACTGGATTACATTGCAGCTCCTGATGGTTTTGAAAGAGACTGCGCCTTAGTTTCAAAACTAGATAAATTAGTATCAGATGAGTGAACTGgttcaaagaataaaattatgtgGAGATTACGGTATTGTCAATAACCGAACATGTCCAGCTTCTTTTCTACgcatgcagagagagagagagagagagagagagagagaccatcATATTTTGGTAAGGCTCAGGCATGGGCGTAGCTGCAATCTCCATGTCAAATTTCTCCCAAGCTTTAGACATGTCACAGACCGATTTGGAGCATAGAGGACATGCATACCTACTCAAAAGAATCAGAACCTCCTAATTAGTATCAAAgaattccaaaaataaattaaaactgtAAGTAAAGCAACAATGGATTTCCTTAAGACACTCACTGGTAATGTTCCTGCATCTCCTTCAAGCAGCTTTTGTGAATTGTATGCCCACATCGCATGACATTTACATCATTTCTAGATTCAAACAAGTACTGCAGCGATTGGCTTTCATTAGCATATGTTCGTGGAAATGCATCTGAATAAGCCACTGAAATCATTGGAGAACAGGAAGAATCCAATCAAATGACAATTTCATATACCTCAAAGCAAACAGGGCAGTCATGGTGCATTGCTCCTTCAACACAAGGATGGCTATTCTTCAGAAGAACCGTGTAGCAACATCCTGAATGGCACACCCCCAATAAATTGGCCGAGGCAATTAGAATATAACATATATTCGTATAATCCAAAAAACATATCACCATAAGAGTACAGATCAAAATGTTATCATGACTTACGACACTTGTTGCAATGGAAGAAATTCTCCTGCCCACCAATTCTGCAATGAAAGCAACCACCAGTCAAGATAGATAGGAGAGTAATGTAATGTAATGCTAATGCAGAGATTGTTACTCAAAATAACTACTTTTAAGAGAAGAATCACAAATAATCTGCAAAGTTCATGTATTTATTTCCCATGGTACAGAACAATCTCCTCATTTCCAGTCTTCTAATCCTACGCAATTAACTTCCCAAAAGAATTTAATGTTAAAAGGAGAGAC contains the following coding sequences:
- the LOC127813773 gene encoding LOW QUALITY PROTEIN: FCS-Like Zinc finger 11-like (The sequence of the model RefSeq protein was modified relative to this genomic sequence to represent the inferred CDS: deleted 1 base in 1 codon); this translates as MLRKRSRSHQKDQNLGHPMAEAFHESNIQYEVLRQKHKTSSFFTVPGLFVGLSPKASESDSVRSPTSPLDFMVFSTLTNPSRSPIMSHEGNPKSWDCSKVGLSIIDSLEDDDAKESGKIIRSSQSKSILFGSQMRIKTPNFRNHIDSFEAPKSLPKSFGVSSSTQIKPSNLQMARQTKVEPEPFGKILSYSLDSGRSGSHLINRGYQFEFWDFNSSSRNGTNPLASPPQLREGSQDLGNSSAAMLNPLNISLGSARDLTRPLSASEIELSEDYTCVKTYGPNPTTTHIFGDCILECHNNNLSNSCEKIQIQWPLAMAANSSKIRTSYPSSDFLKFCYSCKKKLDGEDIYMYRGEKAFCSWDCRSQEIMIEEAMEEETTDACPQNSPKSNPAEELSRTTMFIAK